One region of Streptomyces subrutilus genomic DNA includes:
- a CDS encoding Fpg/Nei family DNA glycosylase gives MPEGDSVLRAAARLHTALAGKTLTRSDLRVPRFATADLTGRTTLDVTPRGKHLLARFEGGLTLHSHLRMDGAWHVFPAGAKWRGGPDYEIRAILGTAEHTAVGYRLPVLELIRTADEDRVVGHLGPDLLGPDWDPDRAASNLFAAPGRPLGEALLDQRNLAGIGNIYKAELCFLAGVTPWTPVGELPRSALPRLAAAAHRLLAANTGARPGGRNTTGSRRRGQGLFVYGRAHRPCLRCGTPVREAPQDGRPTYWCPRCQSGPTS, from the coding sequence ATGCCCGAAGGAGACAGCGTCCTACGTGCGGCGGCCCGCCTGCACACCGCCCTCGCCGGCAAGACCCTCACCCGCAGCGACCTGCGCGTCCCCCGCTTCGCCACGGCCGACCTCACCGGCCGCACCACGCTCGACGTCACCCCGCGCGGCAAACACCTCCTCGCCCGCTTCGAGGGCGGCCTCACCCTGCACAGCCATCTGCGCATGGACGGCGCCTGGCACGTCTTCCCCGCCGGCGCGAAGTGGCGCGGCGGGCCGGACTACGAGATCCGGGCCATCCTCGGCACCGCCGAGCACACCGCCGTCGGCTACCGCCTGCCCGTCCTCGAACTGATCCGCACCGCCGACGAGGACCGGGTCGTGGGCCACCTCGGCCCCGACCTGCTCGGCCCCGACTGGGACCCGGACCGGGCCGCCTCCAACCTCTTCGCCGCCCCCGGCCGCCCCCTCGGCGAGGCCCTGCTCGACCAGCGCAACCTCGCCGGGATCGGCAACATCTACAAGGCCGAGCTCTGCTTCCTGGCCGGCGTCACCCCCTGGACCCCCGTCGGCGAGCTCCCGCGGTCCGCCCTCCCCCGCCTGGCCGCCGCGGCCCACCGGCTGCTGGCCGCGAACACCGGGGCCCGGCCCGGCGGCCGCAACACCACCGGCAGCCGCCGCCGCGGCCAGGGCCTCTTCGTGTACGGCCGCGCCCACCGCCCCTGCCTGCGCTGCGGCACCCCGGTCCGCGAAGCCCCCCAGGACGGCCGCCCCACGTACTGGTGCCCCCGGTGCCAATCCGGCCCGACCAGCTAG
- a CDS encoding helix-turn-helix domain-containing protein, which translates to MSIGNANSPEEERPSTDDRSEDRIVERPVEGPSIGTALKKARIAAGLTVDEVSSTTRVRIPIVHAIEEDDFTRCGGDVYARGHIRTLARAVHLDPAPLVESYDAAHGGRPAPTPAAPMFEAERLRPERQRPNWTAAMVAAIVAVIGFVGFTAFGGGDDKAKKPVAEGSAPQPAPKQSGGKPTASPTPQAPKPEPSDSAIAAAPKDLVTVVLTADTGESWISAKDHNGRLLFDGTLSQGESKTFTDKESVDLVLGDAGAVKLFVNGKEIKDDFQPGQVERLTYTKEDPLEGQPQPG; encoded by the coding sequence GTGTCCATCGGCAACGCCAACTCCCCCGAAGAAGAGCGGCCTTCGACCGATGACCGGTCCGAGGACCGCATCGTCGAACGTCCCGTCGAAGGTCCTTCCATCGGGACGGCTCTCAAGAAGGCCCGGATCGCCGCCGGGCTCACCGTCGACGAGGTCAGCTCCACCACCCGCGTGCGCATCCCGATCGTGCACGCGATCGAAGAGGACGACTTCACGCGCTGCGGCGGCGACGTCTACGCCCGCGGCCACATCCGTACGCTCGCCCGCGCCGTCCACCTCGATCCGGCACCCCTGGTCGAGAGCTACGACGCGGCCCACGGCGGCCGGCCGGCACCCACCCCCGCCGCGCCGATGTTCGAGGCAGAGCGCCTACGCCCCGAACGGCAGCGGCCCAACTGGACCGCCGCCATGGTCGCCGCCATCGTCGCCGTGATCGGTTTCGTCGGCTTCACCGCCTTCGGCGGTGGCGATGACAAGGCCAAGAAGCCGGTGGCGGAAGGTTCCGCCCCGCAGCCGGCCCCCAAGCAGAGCGGCGGGAAGCCGACCGCGTCGCCGACCCCGCAGGCTCCCAAGCCGGAGCCTTCCGACAGTGCGATCGCCGCCGCGCCCAAGGACCTCGTCACGGTCGTCCTGACGGCCGACACCGGCGAGAGCTGGATCTCGGCCAAGGACCACAACGGCCGGCTCCTGTTCGACGGCACCCTGTCCCAGGGTGAGTCCAAGACCTTCACGGACAAGGAGTCCGTCGACCTCGTGCTCGGCGACGCCGGGGCCGTGAAGCTCTTCGTGAACGGCAAAGAGATCAAGGACGACTTCCAGCCGGGCCAGGTGGAACGTCTCACCTACACCAAGGAAGACCCGCTCGAAGGACAGCCCCAGCCGGGCTGA
- a CDS encoding DNA translocase FtsK: MASRTSGKGSPSTAGTAKGRTGRTPAPAKKAAPARKPPAKKAAAARRAPVKKVAPRPAPSPTGGVVRLVRALWLGCAHAVGAVFRGIGQGARNLDPAHRKDGLALLLLALALIVAAGTWSNLSGPVGDLVTMLVTGAFGRLDLLVPVLLGVMAVRFIRHPEQTDANGRIGIGLSALVIGVLGLVHIACGAPGRDEGTTAMQNAGGLIGWGASKPLIFTMGAPLAVPMLVLLTVFGLLVVTATPVNAIPERLRLLGIRLGIIAPNEYDEGYGEREGAADRHDPERWRARAGAGRGPAGTVDAAEEDALARRRKPRRAASRPAMDREMDAVDVAAAAAAALDGAVYGGLPPSPLVADLTQGIAADREGAEATAPVPPAREARPVPRPVAAAQATAPAPAAETGGSPHETTAAVSGTLAVPDLTKAPREAQELPPRAEQLQLRGDITYALPSLDLLERGGPGKTRSAANDAVVASLTNVFTEFKVDAQVTGFTRGPTVTRYEVTLGAAVKVERITALAKNIAYAVASPDVRIISPIPGKSAVGIEIPNTDREMVNLGDVLRLADAAEDDHPMLVALGKDVEGGYVMANLAKMPHVLVAGATGSGKSSCINCLITSIMVRATPEDVRMVLVDPKRVELTAYEGIPHLITPIITNPKRAAEALQWVVREMDLRYDDLAAFGYRHIDDFNQAIRDGKIKLPPGSERELSPYPYLLVIVDELADLMMVAPRDVEDSIVRITQLARAAGIHLVLATQRPSVDVVTGLIKANVPSRLAFATSSLADSRVILDQPGAEKLIGKGDGLFLPMGANKPVRLQGAFVTEDEIGGIVQHCKDQMAPVFRDDVTVGQKQKKEIDEEIGDDLDLLCQAAELVVSTQFGSTSMLQRKLRVGFAKAGRLMDLMESRGIVGPSEGSKARDVLLKADELDGALAVIRGEAHP; this comes from the coding sequence ATGGCCTCACGTACGTCCGGCAAGGGTTCCCCGAGCACAGCGGGCACCGCGAAGGGCCGCACCGGCCGTACCCCGGCGCCGGCGAAGAAGGCGGCCCCCGCGCGCAAGCCCCCCGCGAAGAAGGCCGCGGCCGCCCGGCGCGCCCCGGTCAAGAAGGTCGCGCCCAGACCCGCGCCGTCCCCGACCGGGGGTGTGGTGCGCCTGGTGCGGGCCCTGTGGCTCGGCTGCGCCCACGCGGTCGGCGCCGTCTTCCGCGGGATCGGGCAGGGTGCCAGGAACCTCGACCCGGCCCACCGCAAGGACGGCCTCGCCCTGCTGCTGCTCGCCCTCGCGCTGATCGTCGCCGCCGGAACCTGGTCGAACCTGAGCGGTCCCGTCGGGGACCTGGTCACGATGCTGGTCACCGGTGCCTTCGGACGACTGGATCTGCTCGTGCCGGTCCTGCTCGGCGTCATGGCGGTACGTTTCATCCGCCACCCCGAGCAGACCGACGCCAACGGCCGCATCGGCATCGGGCTCTCCGCCCTGGTCATCGGCGTGCTGGGCCTGGTCCACATCGCCTGCGGGGCGCCCGGCCGGGACGAGGGCACCACCGCGATGCAGAACGCGGGCGGGCTCATCGGCTGGGGCGCTTCCAAGCCGCTGATCTTCACCATGGGCGCGCCGCTGGCCGTGCCGATGCTGGTGCTGCTCACCGTCTTCGGGCTGCTCGTGGTCACCGCGACCCCGGTCAACGCGATCCCGGAGCGGCTGCGCCTGCTCGGGATCAGGCTCGGGATCATCGCCCCGAACGAGTACGACGAGGGCTACGGGGAGCGCGAGGGCGCGGCCGACCGGCACGATCCGGAGCGCTGGCGCGCCCGTGCCGGCGCCGGGAGGGGGCCCGCCGGTACGGTGGACGCCGCCGAGGAGGACGCCCTCGCCCGGCGGCGCAAGCCGCGGCGGGCCGCGTCCCGGCCGGCGATGGACCGGGAGATGGACGCCGTCGACGTGGCCGCCGCGGCCGCCGCCGCCCTGGACGGGGCGGTCTACGGCGGGCTGCCGCCGTCCCCGCTGGTCGCCGACCTCACCCAGGGGATTGCCGCCGACCGCGAGGGCGCGGAGGCCACCGCTCCGGTGCCGCCCGCCCGCGAGGCGCGGCCCGTACCGCGCCCGGTCGCGGCCGCCCAGGCCACCGCGCCCGCCCCGGCCGCCGAGACCGGCGGGAGCCCGCACGAGACCACCGCCGCGGTCTCCGGGACGCTGGCGGTACCCGACCTGACCAAGGCCCCGCGGGAGGCCCAGGAGCTGCCGCCGCGCGCCGAGCAGCTCCAGCTGCGCGGGGACATCACCTACGCGCTGCCCTCGCTGGACCTGCTCGAGCGCGGCGGGCCGGGCAAGACCCGCAGCGCCGCCAACGACGCGGTGGTCGCCTCGCTGACGAACGTGTTCACCGAGTTCAAGGTCGACGCGCAGGTCACCGGCTTCACCCGGGGGCCGACGGTCACCCGCTACGAGGTGACGCTCGGCGCGGCGGTGAAGGTCGAGCGGATCACGGCGCTGGCCAAGAACATCGCCTACGCCGTGGCCTCGCCGGACGTGCGGATCATCAGCCCGATCCCGGGCAAGTCCGCGGTCGGCATCGAGATCCCGAACACCGACCGCGAGATGGTCAACCTGGGCGACGTGCTCCGGCTGGCGGACGCGGCCGAGGACGACCACCCGATGCTGGTAGCGCTGGGCAAGGACGTCGAGGGCGGCTACGTCATGGCCAACCTCGCCAAGATGCCGCACGTGCTCGTCGCCGGTGCCACCGGTTCCGGAAAGTCCTCCTGCATCAACTGCCTGATCACCTCGATCATGGTCCGGGCGACCCCGGAGGACGTCCGGATGGTGCTGGTGGACCCCAAGCGGGTGGAGCTGACGGCGTACGAGGGCATCCCGCACCTGATCACGCCGATCATCACCAACCCCAAGCGGGCCGCCGAGGCCCTCCAGTGGGTCGTGCGCGAGATGGACCTGCGCTACGACGACCTGGCCGCCTTCGGCTACCGGCACATCGACGACTTCAACCAGGCCATCCGGGACGGCAAGATCAAACTGCCGCCGGGCAGCGAGCGCGAGCTCAGCCCCTACCCGTACCTCCTCGTGATCGTCGACGAGCTCGCCGACCTGATGATGGTGGCCCCGCGCGACGTCGAGGACTCCATCGTCCGCATCACCCAGCTGGCCCGCGCGGCCGGCATCCACCTGGTGCTGGCGACCCAGCGGCCCTCGGTGGACGTGGTCACCGGCCTGATCAAGGCGAACGTGCCCTCGCGGCTGGCCTTCGCCACCTCCTCGCTCGCCGACAGCCGGGTCATCCTGGACCAGCCGGGTGCCGAGAAGCTCATCGGCAAGGGCGACGGGCTGTTCCTGCCGATGGGCGCGAACAAGCCCGTCCGGCTCCAGGGAGCCTTCGTCACCGAGGACGAGATCGGCGGGATCGTCCAGCACTGCAAGGACCAGATGGCGCCCGTCTTCCGGGACGACGTCACCGTGGGGCAGAAGCAGAAGAAGGAGATCGACGAGGAGATCGGCGACGACCTGGACCTGCTGTGCCAGGCGGCCGAGCTGGTCGTCTCCACGCAGTTCGGCTCCACCTCGATGCTCCAGCGCAAGCTGCGGGTGGGCTTCGCCAAGGCGGGCCGGCTCATGGACCTGATGGAGTCGCGCGGGATCGTCGGCCCGAGCGAGGGCTCCAAGGCCCGTGACGTGCTGCTGAAGGCCGACGAGCTGGACGGGGCACTCGCCGTCATCCGCGGGGAGGCCCACCCGTGA
- the rimO gene encoding 30S ribosomal protein S12 methylthiotransferase RimO, which translates to MPERRTVALVTLGCARNEVDSEELAGRLAADGWELVEDASDADVAVVNTCGFVEAAKKDSVDALLEANDLKDQGKTQAVVAVGCMAERYGKELAEALPEADGVLGFDDYADISDRLQTILNGGIHASHTPRDRRKLLPISPAERQGAAVALPGHAQEPVAEAPADLPEGLAPASGPRAPLRRRLDKSPVASVKLASGCDRRCSFCAIPSFRGSFVSRRPGDVLGETRWLAEQGVKEIMLVSENNTSYGKDLGDIRLLETLLPELAEVDGIERVRVSYLQPAEMRPGLIDVLTSTPKVVPYFDLSFQHSAPDVLRAMRRFGDTDRFLELLDTIRSKAPQAGVRSNFIVGFPGEKESDFAELERFLTHARLDAIGVFGYSDEDGTEAVTYDGKLDEETIAERLTHMQRLAEELTSQRAEERIGETLEVLVETVVPLDEAEDGEGAYGRAAHQAPETDGQVVFTDGAGLVPGRIVTAKVVGTLGVDLVAEPLGTDLEEAAG; encoded by the coding sequence ATGCCCGAACGCCGTACCGTCGCCCTTGTCACTCTTGGCTGCGCCCGTAACGAGGTGGACTCGGAGGAGCTCGCAGGCCGCTTGGCGGCGGATGGCTGGGAGCTCGTCGAGGACGCCTCGGACGCGGACGTCGCCGTCGTCAACACCTGCGGCTTCGTCGAAGCCGCCAAAAAGGACTCCGTAGACGCCCTCCTCGAAGCCAACGATCTGAAGGACCAAGGCAAGACGCAGGCCGTCGTCGCCGTGGGCTGCATGGCCGAGCGCTACGGCAAGGAACTCGCCGAAGCGCTCCCCGAGGCGGACGGCGTGCTGGGGTTCGACGACTACGCCGACATCTCGGACCGCCTGCAGACCATCCTCAACGGCGGCATCCACGCCTCCCACACCCCGCGCGACCGGCGCAAGCTGCTGCCGATCAGCCCGGCGGAGCGCCAGGGCGCCGCGGTGGCGCTCCCGGGCCACGCCCAGGAGCCGGTCGCCGAGGCCCCCGCCGACCTGCCGGAGGGCCTCGCGCCCGCCTCCGGGCCGCGTGCGCCGCTGCGCCGCCGCCTGGACAAGAGCCCCGTCGCCTCGGTCAAGCTGGCCTCCGGCTGCGACCGGCGCTGCTCGTTCTGCGCCATCCCGTCCTTCCGCGGCTCCTTCGTCTCCCGCCGCCCCGGCGACGTGCTCGGGGAGACCCGCTGGCTCGCGGAGCAGGGCGTCAAGGAGATCATGCTGGTCTCCGAGAACAACACCTCGTACGGCAAGGACCTCGGCGACATCCGCCTGCTGGAGACCCTGCTGCCCGAGCTGGCCGAGGTCGACGGCATCGAGCGGGTCCGCGTCAGCTACCTCCAGCCCGCCGAGATGCGGCCCGGCCTGATCGACGTACTGACCTCGACCCCCAAGGTCGTGCCGTACTTCGACCTGTCGTTCCAGCACTCGGCCCCCGACGTGCTGCGCGCCATGCGCCGCTTCGGGGACACCGACCGCTTCCTGGAGCTGCTCGACACCATCCGCTCCAAGGCCCCCCAGGCCGGCGTCCGGTCCAACTTCATCGTCGGCTTCCCCGGCGAGAAGGAGTCGGACTTCGCCGAGCTGGAGCGTTTCCTCACCCACGCGCGCCTCGACGCCATCGGCGTCTTCGGCTACTCCGACGAGGACGGCACCGAGGCCGTCACGTACGACGGCAAGCTGGACGAGGAGACCATCGCCGAGCGGCTCACCCACATGCAGCGGCTCGCCGAGGAGCTCACCTCGCAGCGCGCGGAGGAGCGGATCGGAGAGACGCTGGAAGTACTCGTCGAGACGGTCGTCCCGCTCGACGAGGCGGAGGACGGCGAGGGCGCCTACGGGCGCGCCGCCCACCAGGCCCCCGAGACCGACGGGCAGGTCGTCTTCACCGACGGCGCGGGCCTGGTCCCCGGGCGTATCGTCACGGCCAAGGTGGTCGGCACCCTGGGTGTGGACCTGGTGGCCGAGCCCCTGGGCACGGATCTCGAGGAGGCGGCCGGATGA
- a CDS encoding SDR family NAD(P)-dependent oxidoreductase yields MPTAPYDLTGRTALITGAASGIGRATAVLLAGAGAHVHCADRDDHGLAETAALVAEAGGAATVHPLDVTDRNALRAAASAAGPLDIAAAIAGVMHTSSVLETADEDLDRVLDINFKGVLRTCQEAARSMIASGRPGSIVTMASGAVDAAQPGLLCYSAAKAAVVQLTKTLATEAGPHGIRVNAVAPGWIRTPMTGRHGAEVQERTEAVMARMSPLRRVGEPEDIAQAVLYLASDASSFMTGQILRPNGGVSMPW; encoded by the coding sequence ATGCCCACAGCCCCGTACGACCTCACCGGCCGCACCGCCCTGATCACCGGCGCGGCGAGCGGCATCGGCCGCGCCACCGCCGTCCTCCTCGCCGGGGCGGGCGCACACGTGCACTGCGCCGACCGCGACGACCATGGCCTCGCCGAGACGGCCGCCCTCGTGGCCGAGGCCGGCGGCGCCGCCACCGTCCACCCCCTCGACGTCACCGACCGCAACGCCCTGCGGGCCGCCGCCAGCGCCGCGGGCCCGCTCGACATCGCCGCGGCCATCGCCGGGGTGATGCACACCAGCAGCGTCCTGGAGACCGCCGACGAGGACCTCGACCGGGTCCTGGACATCAACTTCAAGGGCGTCCTGCGCACCTGTCAGGAAGCCGCCCGATCCATGATCGCGTCAGGCCGGCCCGGCTCGATCGTCACGATGGCCTCCGGGGCCGTGGACGCCGCCCAGCCCGGTCTGCTCTGCTACAGCGCGGCCAAGGCCGCCGTCGTCCAGCTGACCAAGACCCTGGCCACCGAGGCCGGGCCGCACGGCATACGGGTCAACGCCGTCGCCCCCGGCTGGATCCGCACCCCGATGACCGGCCGGCACGGCGCCGAGGTCCAGGAGCGGACCGAGGCGGTGATGGCCCGCATGTCCCCGCTGCGGCGGGTCGGCGAGCCCGAGGACATCGCCCAGGCCGTGCTCTACCTCGCCTCGGACGCCTCGTCCTTCATGACGGGCCAGATCCTGCGCCCGAACGGCGGAGTGTCGATGCCCTGGTAG
- a CDS encoding CinA family protein has product MTDVPGGFPEASGAADGVGPATEVLRLLAERDQSLAVAESLTGGLVAAELTAVPGASRSFRGSVTAYATELKHRVLGVDAGLLEAEGAVNAQVAAEMAAGVRSVMGASWGIATTGVAGPDPQDGQPVGTVFVAVAGPEVRKTVRLRLNGSRAEIRRESARTVLELLSSQLRENARGQDTEQNGGG; this is encoded by the coding sequence GTGACGGACGTGCCAGGGGGTTTCCCGGAGGCGTCCGGGGCGGCCGACGGGGTTGGCCCGGCCACGGAGGTGTTGCGGCTGCTCGCGGAGCGTGACCAGAGCCTCGCGGTCGCCGAGTCCCTTACCGGCGGCCTGGTGGCCGCCGAGCTCACCGCCGTCCCCGGAGCCTCGCGGTCCTTCCGCGGCTCGGTCACGGCGTACGCGACGGAGCTCAAGCACCGGGTGCTGGGTGTGGACGCCGGGCTGCTGGAGGCCGAAGGCGCGGTGAACGCCCAGGTCGCCGCCGAGATGGCGGCGGGGGTGCGGAGCGTGATGGGCGCTTCATGGGGAATCGCGACCACCGGAGTGGCCGGTCCCGACCCGCAGGACGGGCAGCCGGTGGGCACCGTGTTCGTCGCCGTGGCGGGACCGGAGGTCAGGAAAACGGTCCGGCTGAGGTTGAACGGCTCCCGGGCGGAAATTCGTAGGGAGAGTGCACGGACCGTGCTCGAACTTCTCTCAAGCCAACTCCGTGAGAATGCGCGGGGGCAGGATACGGAACAGAACGGGGGGGGTTGA
- the pgsA gene encoding CDP-diacylglycerol--glycerol-3-phosphate 3-phosphatidyltransferase — protein MTGVPASAAGGTGRRPAPGAKLGAAAVDQASLWNIANILTMIRLVLVPGFVFLLLAEGGYDPAWRAWAWAAFAVAMITDIFDGHLARTYNLVTDFGKIADPIADKAIMGSAMICLSWLGDLPWWVTGVILGRELGITLLRFWVIRYGVIPASRGGKLKTLAQGTAVGMYVLALTGPLATLRFWMMALAVVLTVVTGLDYIRQAVVLRRTGLAAEAAAR, from the coding sequence ATGACCGGAGTCCCGGCATCTGCGGCGGGCGGGACCGGCCGCCGGCCCGCGCCCGGCGCGAAGCTGGGAGCCGCGGCGGTCGATCAGGCCAGCCTGTGGAACATCGCCAACATCCTGACGATGATCCGGCTCGTGCTGGTGCCGGGATTCGTCTTCCTGCTGCTCGCCGAGGGCGGCTACGACCCGGCCTGGCGGGCCTGGGCGTGGGCGGCGTTCGCCGTCGCCATGATCACGGACATCTTCGACGGGCACCTGGCCCGGACGTACAACCTGGTCACGGACTTCGGCAAGATCGCCGACCCCATCGCCGACAAGGCGATCATGGGGTCGGCGATGATCTGCCTGTCCTGGCTCGGTGACCTGCCGTGGTGGGTGACCGGGGTGATCCTCGGCCGCGAGCTCGGCATCACGCTCCTGCGCTTCTGGGTGATCCGCTACGGCGTGATCCCGGCCAGCCGGGGCGGCAAGCTGAAGACCCTGGCGCAGGGCACGGCCGTGGGCATGTACGTGCTGGCGCTGACCGGACCGCTGGCGACCTTGCGCTTCTGGATGATGGCCCTGGCCGTCGTGCTGACCGTGGTCACCGGTTTGGACTACATCCGGCAGGCGGTCGTCCTGCGCCGCACGGGTCTCGCCGCGGAGGCGGCCGCCCGGTGA
- a CDS encoding helix-turn-helix domain-containing protein, protein MILLRRLLGDVLRRQRQRQGRTLREVSSSARVSLGYLSEVERGQKEASSELLSAICDALDVRMSELMREVSDELSLAELAQSAAASEPVSVPVRPMLNSVSMASVTAGPERVTIKAPAEAVNVVAA, encoded by the coding sequence ATGATTCTGCTCCGTCGCCTGCTGGGTGACGTGCTGCGTCGGCAGCGCCAGCGCCAGGGCCGTACTCTGCGCGAAGTCTCCTCGTCGGCCCGAGTCTCGCTCGGCTATCTCTCCGAGGTGGAGCGGGGGCAGAAGGAGGCATCCTCCGAGCTGCTCTCCGCGATCTGCGACGCGTTGGACGTACGGATGTCCGAGCTGATGCGCGAAGTCAGCGATGAACTGTCGCTGGCCGAGCTGGCACAGTCGGCCGCGGCAAGCGAACCGGTCAGCGTGCCGGTCCGCCCGATGCTCAATTCGGTCTCCATGGCTTCGGTCACGGCCGGACCGGAGCGGGTGACCATCAAGGCGCCTGCGGAAGCGGTGAATGTCGTAGCCGCGTGA